A part of Microaerobacter geothermalis genomic DNA contains:
- the cysK gene encoding cysteine synthase A, which translates to MNNVFNHIMETIGRTPLVKLNRIVGPHDAEVFVKLEKFNPGGSVKDRTASNMIAEAEKAGLLKPGATIIEPTSGNTGIGLALVAAAKGYRAILTMPDTMSEERINILKAYGAEVVLTPGNERMPGAIRKAQELLKEIPNSFMPMQFENWANPAIHRKTTGPEIIAQMGDQLDAFVATAGTGGTITGAGEVLRKKYPNLHIAVVEPKNSPVLAGGQPGPHKIPGTSPGFIPPILNQEIYDEIIHVTDEETAEVTKKLARLEGILVGPSSGASVFAALKVAKRLGQGKRVVCMAPDTGERYLTTDVFS; encoded by the coding sequence ATGAATAATGTTTTCAATCATATCATGGAAACCATTGGCAGAACGCCGCTGGTCAAATTAAACAGAATCGTTGGGCCCCATGATGCAGAGGTATTTGTGAAGCTAGAAAAGTTTAACCCTGGAGGAAGTGTCAAGGATAGAACCGCTTCCAATATGATTGCCGAGGCGGAAAAGGCAGGCCTGTTGAAGCCGGGAGCAACCATTATCGAACCGACCAGCGGCAATACTGGAATTGGTTTGGCTCTGGTAGCAGCGGCGAAAGGATACCGAGCGATACTGACGATGCCGGATACCATGAGTGAAGAAAGGATCAATATTTTGAAAGCATATGGGGCTGAGGTAGTATTGACTCCGGGAAATGAGAGAATGCCAGGAGCCATCCGCAAAGCACAGGAACTTTTAAAAGAAATTCCAAACAGCTTTATGCCCATGCAATTTGAAAACTGGGCCAACCCGGCCATTCATCGGAAAACAACTGGACCAGAAATCATTGCCCAGATGGGAGATCAATTGGATGCCTTTGTAGCAACGGCAGGAACTGGCGGGACCATCACCGGGGCAGGTGAGGTGCTGAGAAAAAAATACCCCAATCTTCATATCGCTGTGGTGGAACCCAAGAATTCTCCCGTATTGGCCGGAGGACAGCCGGGACCCCACAAAATACCGGGAACCAGCCCTGGATTTATACCGCCTATATTAAATCAGGAAATCTATGATGAAATCATTCATGTGACCGATGAGGAAACGGCAGAAGTAACCAAAAAGTTGGCCAGATTAGAGGGGATATTGGTTGGGCCTTCATCAGGGGCCTCTGTATTTGCTGCTTTAAAGGTGGCCAAAAGGCTTGGTCAAGGAAAACGGGTAGTCTGCATGGCTCCAGATACCGGTGAAAGATATTTAACGACGGATGTGTTTAGTTAA
- a CDS encoding B12-binding domain-containing radical SAM protein — MNIVLATLNAKYIHTSLALRYLKAYAEKDFPQIAIKEFTINDVALNIVSEIYQLHPDVVAFSCYIWNIEETIPVIKMLKQVKPDVKIIIGGPEVSYDIDEWLQRLPGVDFIVYGEGEETFHHLLTEIAADQKYHMVFGIGYLKDGQPVITPPRPKVNLTEIPSPYRDLEDLKGLKNRIVYYECSRGCPFTCSYCLSSIEFGVRYFPMERVKEDLLRLIKAGIKTIKFVDRTFNINRSYAMEVFQFLIDNHRDTIFQFEITADIMRPEVLDYLTEHAPPCIFRFEIGVQSTNDETNAIVKRRQNFQKLTRTVVKIKESGKIDQHLDLIAGLPGEDYQSFRKTFNDVFALKPEELQLGFLKMLRGTEVRKNADQYGYVYMEHAPYEILYNDVLSFDDVIRIKRVEDVLEKYWNAHRMDTTVQYLIAENFDSPFDFFQEFGDYWESKGWRRIGHQLEDLFVRLLQFLKDRNIRNMDVAVGLMKFDYLRGHKYKPRKTWWEFSLDKQEFASIMKKILEQPARMGDKFHGKGWTERELHKHGMIEILPFNLKEYLETGTIKKQKSLLLVTYDPHEKGGTEVFSRLF, encoded by the coding sequence GTGAATATTGTGTTAGCGACACTGAATGCCAAATATATTCATACCTCGCTGGCACTCAGATATTTGAAAGCCTATGCGGAGAAGGATTTTCCCCAGATTGCCATTAAAGAATTTACCATAAATGATGTGGCACTAAATATCGTGAGTGAAATTTATCAATTGCATCCGGATGTGGTGGCCTTCTCCTGCTATATATGGAACATTGAAGAAACCATTCCAGTGATAAAAATGCTAAAACAGGTGAAGCCAGATGTGAAAATCATCATTGGAGGACCTGAGGTTTCCTATGACATAGATGAATGGCTCCAGAGGCTACCTGGGGTAGACTTCATTGTATATGGGGAAGGAGAGGAAACCTTCCACCATTTGCTTACAGAAATAGCCGCTGACCAGAAGTATCACATGGTTTTTGGCATCGGGTATCTAAAGGACGGGCAGCCTGTGATTACCCCTCCTAGGCCGAAGGTGAATTTGACAGAGATTCCATCTCCGTATCGAGATTTGGAGGACTTAAAGGGACTAAAAAATCGGATCGTTTATTATGAATGCAGTAGAGGGTGTCCCTTTACCTGCTCTTATTGCCTTTCTTCTATTGAGTTCGGGGTTCGTTATTTTCCGATGGAACGGGTCAAGGAAGACTTGCTTCGACTGATAAAGGCGGGAATCAAAACAATAAAATTTGTTGATCGGACCTTTAATATTAACCGTTCCTATGCCATGGAGGTTTTTCAATTTCTGATCGACAATCATCGGGATACCATCTTCCAATTCGAGATTACCGCTGATATTATGCGGCCGGAAGTCCTTGATTACTTAACGGAACACGCTCCGCCCTGCATCTTTCGCTTTGAAATTGGAGTTCAGTCCACCAATGATGAGACCAATGCCATAGTCAAACGCAGACAAAACTTTCAAAAGCTGACAAGAACGGTAGTTAAAATCAAAGAGAGTGGAAAAATTGATCAGCATTTGGATTTGATTGCCGGTCTTCCAGGGGAGGATTATCAATCATTCCGGAAAACCTTTAATGATGTGTTTGCATTAAAGCCAGAAGAACTGCAGTTGGGATTCTTAAAAATGCTGCGAGGAACAGAAGTGAGAAAAAATGCAGATCAATACGGATATGTCTATATGGAACATGCTCCCTACGAAATTCTCTACAATGATGTTCTTTCCTTTGACGATGTGATCCGAATCAAGAGAGTAGAAGATGTGTTGGAAAAATATTGGAATGCCCATCGCATGGACACGACCGTTCAGTATCTGATCGCCGAGAATTTTGATTCCCCCTTTGATTTTTTTCAGGAATTTGGGGATTACTGGGAATCAAAGGGATGGAGAAGAATTGGTCACCAGCTAGAGGATTTATTTGTTCGCCTTTTACAATTCTTAAAGGATAGGAATATTAGAAATATGGATGTGGCCGTTGGACTGATGAAATTTGATTATTTGAGAGGACATAAGTACAAACCGAGGAAAACCTGGTGGGAGTTTTCGCTGGATAAACAGGAATTTGCTTCAATCATGAAAAAAATATTAGAGCAACCTGCTCGAATGGGGGACAAGTTTCATGGGAAAGGATGGACTGAAAGGGAGCTCCACAAACACGGAATGATCGAGATTCTTCCCTTTAACTTAAAGGAGTATCTTGAAACCGGGACAATTAAGAAACAGAAAAGCCTGCTTCTTGTTACCTACGACCCCCATGAAAAAGGCGGAACAGAAGTCTTTTCCCGTTTATTTTAA
- a CDS encoding M42 family metallopeptidase has product MELDRTLQMFKELTEAPGAPGFEGPARDVMRKYIEPYADSVTTDNLGSLIAMKKGASEQPKIMVAGHLDEVAFMVTMITDKGFLRFQALGGWWEQVMLAQRVTIHTRKGVIEGVIGSVPPHVLPPEAKKKPVEKKDMFIDIGATSKEEAEKMGVRPGDPIIPVCPFTVMKNPKMLMAKAWDNRIGCAIAIEVLRRLSEESHPNTVYGVGTVQEEVGLRGALTSVNTVEPDIAFAVDVGIAGDTPGMPSEYAQSKMGEGPQILIYDATMVPHRGLRDLVIETAEEHKIPYQYDAMAGGGTDAGRMHLHGKGVPSMVISVATRYIHSHASILHRDDFDHAVKLMVEVIKKLDAAKVAELKEHR; this is encoded by the coding sequence ATGGAATTGGATCGCACATTACAAATGTTTAAAGAGTTAACGGAAGCTCCCGGTGCTCCTGGATTTGAGGGGCCTGCCAGAGATGTGATGAGAAAATACATAGAACCCTATGCTGATTCAGTAACAACCGATAACTTGGGAAGTCTCATTGCGATGAAAAAGGGAGCTTCAGAACAGCCGAAGATTATGGTAGCCGGACACTTGGATGAAGTAGCCTTTATGGTCACGATGATTACCGATAAAGGCTTCCTACGTTTTCAGGCATTGGGGGGTTGGTGGGAGCAGGTGATGCTGGCTCAGAGAGTCACCATTCATACCCGAAAGGGAGTGATTGAAGGGGTGATTGGATCCGTTCCACCACATGTTTTGCCACCGGAAGCAAAAAAGAAGCCGGTGGAGAAAAAAGATATGTTTATTGATATCGGGGCAACCAGCAAAGAGGAAGCGGAGAAGATGGGTGTTCGCCCCGGAGATCCCATTATCCCTGTATGTCCATTTACGGTGATGAAAAATCCTAAAATGTTAATGGCCAAAGCCTGGGATAACCGGATTGGCTGTGCCATTGCCATTGAAGTACTCCGACGTCTATCTGAGGAAAGCCATCCCAATACCGTTTATGGAGTCGGAACCGTCCAGGAAGAAGTGGGATTACGGGGTGCTTTAACCTCGGTAAATACGGTTGAACCCGATATTGCCTTTGCCGTCGATGTGGGAATTGCTGGCGACACACCAGGAATGCCATCGGAGTATGCTCAATCCAAAATGGGTGAGGGTCCGCAAATTCTCATATATGATGCCACCATGGTGCCCCATCGTGGTCTGCGGGATCTGGTGATTGAAACGGCCGAGGAGCACAAGATTCCGTATCAGTACGATGCTATGGCAGGTGGAGGAACCGATGCCGGTCGTATGCATCTCCATGGAAAAGGGGTTCCGTCCATGGTAATTAGCGTTGCGACCCGTTACATCCACAGCCATGCTTCCATCCTTCATCGGGATGATTTTGATCATGCGGTGAAATTGATGGTGGAAGTGATTAAGAAGCTGGATGCCGCCAAAGTGGCTGAACTAAAGGAGCATCGGTAA
- a CDS encoding rhodanese-like domain-containing protein: protein MEDQKVYIDIEARDFSKQYPKGHHYRILDVRRDEEVEQGMIPDAVHIPLDELEQRAGELNPDEDILIVCRSGRRSVFAAYLLNELGFAKLYNLKGGMLEWEGETVEKGKRVHE from the coding sequence ATGGAGGATCAAAAGGTATATATCGATATAGAAGCAAGGGATTTCAGCAAACAATATCCTAAAGGTCATCATTACCGAATCCTTGATGTTCGCAGGGATGAGGAAGTGGAACAAGGGATGATTCCTGATGCCGTTCACATTCCTCTGGATGAACTGGAACAAAGGGCGGGGGAGCTAAACCCCGATGAAGATATCTTGATCGTTTGCCGAAGTGGAAGAAGAAGCGTGTTTGCTGCTTATCTTTTAAATGAATTGGGGTTTGCCAAGCTGTATAATTTGAAGGGTGGTATGCTGGAATGGGAAGGCGAAACCGTGGAAAAGGGGAAAAGGGTTCATGAATAA